The genomic interval CAGGCGGCACCAATCATACAAAATTTACCAGCACCAGAACCTACATCTAATACCTTTGTATCTTTACTATCCGCAAGATAATGTGCGGCAATCTTTGCAATTTCAATTGGTGTAAAATGGAATTCAGATGCTTGCTTAATTTTTTTAGGATAAATTAAGTCAAACTCACTGTCCGATATATCTAAGTTTGATTTTAAATTTTTAAAAAGCATGCATTAAATGTTTTGATTCAAAAAAATAAAAAATCAAATTCAATTTCTGGTAATATCATGGTAATTTAATTCTTAACTTATAGATGCAATGGCATTTCTCAATTTGAAATTACCGTAGAAGTATTCAACATAAATAAAAATACAAAATAAATTAACGAAATTCAATACATCGAAATTATTAAAGTAAAAGAAACAAATTATTGCATAAATTATGGACTCCAAATTCTTAATACCGGAATTAATTATTCGGAGTTTCATCAAAACTTACCATCCAATTAATACCAAACTTGTCGGATAGCATCCCAAAATACGAACCCCAAAAAGTCTTGCTCATGGGCATGGTCGCATGGCCACCTTCAGAAAGGCCCTTATACAGTTTGTCCGCTTCTTGTGCACTTTCTGTATTTACAGAAATAGAAAAATTGTTACCATGTATAAAATTAGATGCCCAGGGTCCACCAATATCACTGCCCATAAGCATGGTTTCACTACTAATCGGTAATGAAATATGCATAATTTTTTCACCAAACTCCTCCGTCAATGGTGGCACTCCTTCTTGTGGAGGCATATCCTTAAATCTTCCAGTATATGGAAATTCTCCACCGAAAATCGATTTGTAAAAATTAAATGCTTCAAGGCAATTGCCGTTAAATGTAAGGTAAACGTTTACTATAGCCATAAAAATAAAATTTTCTTATTGTTGCAAAATGCGCTTTAATTCATTTAATGCAAGTGGAAATGCGTTCATTTTCTTCTCATATTGAGACTTCCTTAATGAAGTATTTTGATAAAAGAAGCCCAAAAATAATACCTGGTATTTGATATTTCCAGTATTTCTTATACTAAAATTATCAGGTTAATGATATATAGCAATATTCGGATACTAGGTAGTGCCAAATCATAGGTTAGACAAAACCGCTAGCTGGAAACTAACCTTCCTCAAAAAGTGTTTAACATGCACAAACTATTAGAGTGCTACACTCGTGTCTAAGGTGAAAGCAATCATCCTCTACTCACTATTTGTTACCGCTTCAAACCGAGAATTAAATGATGATAAGTCCTAGATATAGAAAATTGCAAACGAAAATCTTTGATTTGTTGGATTGAGTAAATTCAGCTTGTAACTCTGGCTCTTACTACGTATAGAGATAGGGTTCATTATGATATGCCAAAATTCTAATGTTCTCTAAAACTCTTTTCATATAAATTCTCCAGAAGGTTTTAGTAAATAACCAGTTTATTGGATACAGTAAATCAATATCAGAATGTAAAGCATAGGAATATTCGACTAATATTTTTTCCGGTTCAAGTTCTGTTGTTTTCCATTCACCTACAAATTTTGAAAACCCCAACATCCAGGACTGAAATTCACTAACTTCTATTTTCCAATATTGATTTTCAATTCGCTCAATAACTTTATCGTTAGAAGCCCAGCCTCCATTTTGAGTAAATGATTGGGCTACAAATACCTTTTTACTAAAACCGGGTTTACCCCAATTTTCATCATCTGTGCAATGCGTGACTTTTGGCATTGGTCCGTATCCAGTATGCACTTTTGAAACATCACATAACATGGGCGTCTTAAAAGCCCGCTCTAAGGAGCAATTATAAATAGTTGTAATTCTTGTTTTGGATATCATTTCTATGCCCTTTTTATTGTTTTACTTATTTCATTTAGTTTGATGAAGTTCGAAATATTGCTTCAAATTTCACTGGCATAAAACCCATCATAGAAATAAACGAATTTTTAGGTTTGACAGTATATTTTAACAATTCTTAATTTCACAATTCTCTCTTTCAATTTCTGAAATATTTACATTTTGCCAAAATTTTTGCACCCATAATGCTAACTAGACCTCATTTGTCAACCGAGTCAACAAACAAATTAACAGCATTCAACGATATAAACTAAACTCATTGTCAATAACAGCAAGCCAATTAATTGACGCTTTTATTCCCAAAACTCAAACAAATTAATAAAACGAGAAACAATAGAATTTTTTTGCTTCCATAAGTTACTTCATAGACTGAAATTCAGCATCCAACTGCAGGTCATGACTTTAAGCAAAAAAAAAATTAATGTCAAAAAGGAAAGGATGTTTTATTGTACAATTGTCTTTGAAGCTGAGTTACAATAATTAATCTTCGTCACCACCCTTCTCCATTTGTGTTGGATTACCATTTGTTGAAGAATTGATTTCAGTATGTCTAATTTGGCCACCTAAATAGCCTGTTCTGGCCACCAATCCGAAGCTAATTATAGAAACCAATAAGATTATAAATGCGATTTTTCTTGTCAATAGAGATTCCTTCAAAGTCAGATATAACCCTAAAATAGAAGAAAGTCCAAGCACAATTAATGAAATTAACGCAAACAATGCAAAATCTTCATGTTGCCCTATGGTTGTTTCGACAACACCTTGTAAATTTTCAACAGTTTCTTCTGCAGCTTCTCCAGTTAAATAGGCAATTCCAGCGCCAATGGAGGAAATAATAAAAAGATTATAAGCAGCAATTTTTGTTTGATTACTTTTTGTCCAGACTCCATGCGCCAGTACAAACCCACCTAAAATAGAACCAAAAATCGGAAGGTGAGTAATTATCAGGTGAATATGCGTTTGGTCCATATACTTCAATTTTAACAAATATCACCAGAAACCGAAGCAATAGCATGATATATATCAGTTTGAAATATGATTCATAGCAAATTGAAATGTATTAAAGTCTTCTGACGAATTGAATTCTGCCAATATATTTAACCTCAATATACTCTTTGAAACCATCTTGAATATACAAGTTCACATTATTCTTTATGTAAGTACTAAATTGTGCAAATAGTTTTCCTTGGATGATCCAGAACGATCATGATAAAAAACATGCATATAAACAATCATTCAACTATGCTTTTTCCAATATTTTTTACCATAACTACAAAATAATTCTTCACCTGCCTTTATGTTTTTAATAGCCACAATACAAACTTTATCATTATCATCTAAGGTTATAACCGCATTATTTTTAAAATTCGATTTTGATAATCCATTGGCATCATTTGCATATTTAGCAAAACACTTTGCGTTCATCGAATCCATGATACTTCCATTTAGCAAATTAATAAAGTATCTATCATTTCCGTCCTTTGCTCGTCTCCTTGCTTCAGCATCGGTTAATATTTTTCCCTTAAAAATTGCAATAATTTCATCTTTATAAATATCAATAGCAGTAAATAATCCAATCCCTGCATCCGGAATTTGAGAATGATTTGTGTACAAATATTCGGACTCCCGTGCATCAATTTTATTCTCGTTATTTGAAGTTTTCAATAGAACTTGTTTTAATAAAGGCGTCAAATTTTCCCATTTCCATGTCTAATATTTAACAACTTGAATGGATGGCCTCACATTCCATTGACTAGCATTTTCTTTAATCTTTAATCCCATTTCAATACACTATTGAAAGACCGTTTGTCCAATTCTAAAAAATGCAGGCACTAAAACAAAATTGACAATAATAATTCAATTGAATAATACTGTCAATAAGTCATTTCCGATACCAATCGACAAATTGTTTGATCCCTTGTTCAAAGCTTACTTGTGGCTTATAACCAAAATAGTCAGCCGCCTTCTGAATGGATGCATGCGTTTGATCCACATCACCTGCCTGCTTTTCAATATATTTTATAGGTATCTTTTTATCCAAAGCCACTTCTAATCCTCGCACCATGTCGACTAAACTAATTGGATTCCCATTTCCTAAATTAAAAATTTCAAACTCTAAACCGGGTTGCATAGTAATCGCTTCGATTCCTGAAACTATATCTGATACAAATGTATAATCACGCATCGTGTCTCCAATCCCATACAATTCTATTTGCTCATTTCGCATAGCCAATTCAATAAACTTATGAATAGCAAGATCGGGTCGTTGTCGAGGACCATACACTGTAAATAATCGCATACAAGCAATTTTAATTGCATGTAAATGGTGATAACTATAACATATTAATTCACCACTTCGTTTGGAGGCTGCGTATGGAGATATTGGAAAACTGACATCATCTGTTTCTTCAAATGGAGTTTTTCTCTGATTGCCATAAACTGAAGAAGAGGATGCAAAAATAAATCGCATTACCTGAAACGTCTTGCATAATTCTAACAAATTCGTTAATCCCAAAACATTCACTTCCATATAATCGTGAACCTGCAATATGGAAGGTCTGACACCAGCTTTTGCGGCTAAATGAATAATTGCCTGTATTTGATTATTTGAAAAAACTTCATAGAGCGCTTCCACATTGCGAATGTCTATCCTATATAATTTAAAATTACTTTGTGTATTTAAATATTGAATATTCTGCTCTTTAATTTCCAGACTATAAAAAGTATCAAAATTATCAATACCAATGACTTCATGTCCTTGTTTCAATAGACGTTCACATACATGTGATCCTATAAATCCAGCTGCACCAGTAACCAAAATTTTCATTGCGCACTAATTTTCTAATACTCCTCTCTTAAAACTAAAAATCATTCCAAACAAAGATACAGCAGTAGATATCAGATAAAATAAAAATCCTATGGCTACCGCTTTTTCAGATTGAAGTTCTAAATAACTTGCACCGTATAAAAATGTAAGTTCTCTTGCTCCGGCACCACCAATAGTAAATGGAACCATGGCAATCAGGGATGAAATTAAAAATAAAATTAGATATCCAGCCCATTGTGATTGTTGTCCTAAGGCAAATACCAGTGCTAATGCAGCTAAGGTTTGAGCCCCTTGCACGCCTAAAGACTGTAAACTCGTTTTCAATAATATAGATGATAAATTCTCACCAAACCATTTAAAAATTAACCATAAACCCACAAAACTCAAAATCAAACCTGGAAAACAAATATAGGAATAGCCTTGTAATTGGGGTATCCAAAGAAACATCAAAAGACAGATTTGAAGTAAAGCGAACACACCGGTAATCCGGTCTATCAGCAAGATTGAAAACAATCTCTTAAAAGGTTTATTGAAAGTATCCATCAATACTTTTATTTTATATCCATCTCCACTCACACCGCCAGGCAATAATAAATTATAATACATTCCTAACCAGTAAAAACGAAGATTCTGCTTCACTGTAAGCATTATTCCCTGGGTTTGAAGAAATCCACTAAATCGAATCGCAGAAATTAATTTTGATATTATAAACCAGCATATTGCTAATAAAATAAATCCTGGATTTGCCGTACGAATTAATTCAAATAATAATCGCTCATCAATTTTTCGTAAAATAAGTAAAACAATGGCAATCGAAACGGCTATTTTAAGACAAATTTTAAACCATCCCGGAATTCGTATTTTTGGAATTCTGACACTCATGTGTTGCGCAATCCATTTTGATAAATATGACGTACCCGATACGTTTTTTTACCCTGGGATTCATAATACGTTCGCACTTGCATTTCTGATAAAATACCAAGTACGATTAATTGCAAACCAGCCATTATTAATATGGTACCCAAAATTAATATAGGTCGACCCCAAATATCATGTCCTAATAATTTTTCACCTAATAAATAAAACATAATAGCAGAACCAAGTCCTGTCAATAATACCCCCCATCCACCAAATAGATGCATAGGCTTATGCCTGAACCGCTTCAAATATAAAATTAATAATAGATCACTAAAAACACGCATGGTTCGATTAATTCCATATTTCGAAGAGCCAAAAGTACGTGCATGATGTTTCACGGGCGTTTCATCCATTCGGGCTCCTTCAAGATCTGCTAAAACCGGAATGAAGCGATGCAATTCACCATATATTCCAAGACTTTTTGCAAGATCTGCTTTTAATATTTTTAAGGTACATCCATAATCATGAAGATGCACATCCGATGCATTTCGGATCATCCAATTTGCAATTTTACTAGGTATTTTTCGCAGCATAAAACCATCTTGCCTTTTTTGCCGAATACCAGCTAACATATCCAGGTTGCGTTCCTCTGCAATTTTCAACATTCTGGGAATATCCTCAGGATCATTTTGCAAATCACCATCCATGGTCGCTATCCAATTTCCAGTTGCATATTCTATACCTGCTGCCAAGGCAGCACTTTGACCATAATTTCTTCGAAACTCAATAATCTTTAATCGACTATTTTGTATTTGCTTTAATTTTTGCAATGTTGAATCCGTAGATCCATCATCCACAAATAATATTTCATAATCAATGTCCTGAATTGCCCGATTAATATTCTCAATTAATGGAAGAATGTTCTGTTCTTCATTATATACACAAACAACAATAGATAATTTCAGCTGCATTCTTTAATCATTTTTCATAAGTTGAATGATCTCTCCTTTTTCAAGAAGAAGTGTATCAACAATTCTTCCTTTAAAATCAGGATACAAATTTAAATCTACTAAATAAATTCCATTTTTTATTTCGGGATCTTTTGTTTTTCTAATAATTTCACTACCAAAATAGGTTGTATAAAATCTTGCCACCTGATGAATTTGGGTAGTGTCATAAATATACCACGTATTTCCTATATATTTAGTACGCATCGCCAAACAGGATTCCCGACATTTATTTTCTGAACAAGTTTGTGCTCTAATTGGCAATACGACCGCACTAAATGTTAATCGCAAAATTAAGATCCCAATTGCAAACCACAAAACCATCCTTCGCTCGTCACCCAGGAGTCCAAGAATTGCAAAAATAATAAGTATAGTGCTCGCTAACCAAATCCATAGAACCCCATCAACATATTGTATTCTAGAATCCAAAGGAAAAAATAAAATAAAATTTGCAGCAATTAAAAGAAATATTAAAAATAAAATATGAATTCGATTCCAATACCATGAATTTAATAATTTAGTTTGCTGCAAAATGTAAAACATAGTAATATTAAACATTGGTACAAACATTAAAAGATATCTTGGATAAACTTCGACTGACAACCAATATACCCGGTAAATTAGCGACCATCATCCAAAAATTAAATCGTATAAATGCTTGACTATTTACCCAAATTAAAAACTTTGGATGAAAAATAAACACAAGTAAAACCGACCATGGAAGAAAATGATACACTTGTTCAAATGGAAATGTAAACAAATGAATAAACGTTTTATACAATCCATGATGTGTAGCAGTGCGCTGCATTGATTGTTCTATTAAAACCTGAATCACCGTGTGGAGTGAAACATAATAGGCATAGCTAAAATAATACACTAAAATTGGAATGACCCCGATGAGTATACCTATTAAATGCTCCTTTGAGAAAAGTTTTAGTTTTAATTCACCGAATAAATACAAAGCCGTAACTATAGATATAGCCTGAAAAACAATTGCGGGTATTCCTTTTAACAAAAATGCTATCGAACAAAGTAAATATGAAAGAATAAATAAAGGCAGCCACTTTTCCTTCTGGCGATAATGGTAAATCACCATAAAATTCAAATACACTATGAAGGAAAAGCAAATATCAATCAAACCTAACATGCTATCCCAAACTAAAATCCTTCCACATGTAAGCATCATGAATGTCATTGATATGGCTGTCAATTGATCGAAATGCTTTCTAATAAAATAAAATATCGTCCAGGCATATAAACTTAAAAAGAAAATCGTCACCATTCTGGTAGGCCATTCTCCATAAAATCCAAATAATTCAGACATCAGGATAATAAACCAATTAAATAATGGAGGCTTATTAAAATAAGCTTCTCCATTTAAAGTAGGGACCAAATAATTTTCAGATAGGTTCATTTCGTAGGCAACTAAGCTACGGATTGCCTCATCCCCTATAAATGCAACAGCACCAAGATGTATTAAAAAAGCTGGCAAACTAATTAGCAGTGCAACCCATATAAGTTGTGCATCCGTTAAATGGGATAATTTGGAGGCTGTGGAAAACAATCGATTCTTAGTGAACATAAAATGCAAAGATGAGCATTGAATCGGAATAATAAAATTTACAAACCTGAAGAAGCAAATTACTGTTGCCACTTCGAATGTAAAAATCAAGAAGATCAAATAGCTATGTTCATTTTAAATGCATAAAAAAGCCAGCATACAAACACAAATGGACTTCATTTCTAAGCTTTTTTAATACTGAAACAACGAAAATTTGGAGCGTTTAAGATTTCATAGTTTAGCAAAATAAACTAAAATTTAACTTATCATACAACCATTATTTAGAAAATACCTTCTCATATAATTCATTCACCGTAGCTAATGGAACAATTTTAATTTTATACTTTTCAGGATCCCATCCTTTTAAATTATACTTAGACAAACAAATTGCTTTAAAGCCCAGTCTTGCAGCTTCTTGTACACGTTGTTCGATTTTAGAAACGGCGCGTATTTCACCAGATAGCCCAACTTCTCCTGCAAAACAAATTTGCCGGTGCAAGGCATTATCTTCGAGAGATGAAATCATGGCTGCAATGACTGCCAGATCCAAAGCAGGATCACTGATTTTAATACCTCCTGCAAGATTGAGAAAGACATCTTGTTGGCCAAAATAAAAACCACATCGCTTTTCTAAAACTGCCAACAGTAATGACATTCTTCTGGCATCAAAACCATTTGCAACACGCTGCGGAGTTGAATAGACAGCAGCTCCAACCAAAGCTTGTGTCTCAATCAATAATGGACGCTGACCTTCCATCGTTGCACTGATTGCCGAGCCACTTAATTTTTCTTCATGTTGCGACAATAAAAGTTCCGATGGATTTGTAATGGGACGTAAACCATTAGATTGCATTTCATAAAGACTCATTTCATCTGTTGAACCAAATCTGTTTTTTAAAGTGCGCAACATACGGTATGCATATAAGCGATCTCCTTCAAATTGGAGGACCGTATCGACCATATGCTCTAATAATTTAGGACCCGCAATGTCGCCTTCCTTATTAATATGCCCGATAATAAATACCGGAGTTTCATTTTCCTTTGCATATCTTATCAATTGGTGACTACATTCCCGAATTTGTGAAATAGTACCTGGCGCAGATTCTAATTCATCAGAAATTAAAGTCTGAACAGAATCAACAATTAGTAAGCCGGGTTTTAAACGACCAGCTTCCGCTAAAATTAAAAGGATATTCGTTTCAGCATATAAAAAACAAGAAGTTTGAGATCTTTGAATACGCTCTGCTCTTAATTTAATTTGTTGTTCACTTTCTTCCCCAGATACATACAATACCTTGTCAACATTGACAGAAAGTGCCATTTGAAGTAACAATGTTGATTTACCAATACCAGGTTGGCCTGCTAATAAAGTAACTGAACCTTTTACCAAGCCACCTCCTAAAGCACGATCTAATTCAGGATCCCCGGTGGTAATTCGCTCCATATCTTCAATATGAATATCTTCAAGACTTAAAGACATAGATTTACTGGATCCTTGTGCAAGTTCTTTCCAGGCATTTTTTGAGGATGACTTCGTTTCTTTGGTTGTAACTTCTTCTATATATGTATTCCATTCATCACAGGATGGACATTTTCCCACCCATTTTGGTGATGTTACCCCGCAGTTGGAACATACATAAATGGTTTTAAACTTACTCATAGTGTATTTTTAATCGACTCAATATAGTTTAAACACTCGAATCTGAAATATGGATTTATTGAAATCAAAGATAGCCCTTATCAAAATCTTTTAATTATAAAATAACGTAATATATAAAATGTTTATATATAATTATTTAAGCACATTTAAACATAAAAACACAGAATCCACCTGAGATCTTTTTTTATTCTATAGTCTGTAAAATTAAGGACTTTAAAAGCGGTAATAGCAAATTAGAAGAATTGATAAATTATGGTTCTCAACGGAATCCGTTCTAAATTGAATCCAAACCATATTTTCATAAACATTTCAAATGCTAAAGCTGTGGATTCGCTTCGGAACCTGGTCATAAAAATTGAATTTCAAAATTCTCTTATAACTTTTCATTCCTTTCCCTGTTATTCTATCTAATTTTGCGCTTATGAGTGCCAATCCGTATATACCTGCTGTTGAAAGTTTATTGTTTGTATCACCACAACCTATTTCGCCTGCTGATATAAAATATTGTATTGAAAATAGTCTTTCTGTAAGTTTGGGTGTCGATGAAATCGAGGATGCTATTTTTCAGATTACAGAACGCTATGGCGATGATAGTTTTGGAATTGAGCTAAAAGAAATTGCTGGAGGATACCAATTTTTATCAAAACCAGCTCATTTTCAAGTAGTTGCTGAACACATTAAGATAACGAATCGAAAAAAATTATCAAAAGCAGCAATGGAATCATTAGCAATTATTGCATATAAACAGCCTATATCGAAATCAGAAATCGAACAAATTCGCGGTGTAAATTCAGACCATTCGATTCAAAAATTAATGGAAAAAGAATTAGTCGAAATTGTTGGCAGATCAGAAGGTCCTGGAAAACCATTTTTATTAGGTACCTCCCAACGTTTTATGGAGTATTTTGGACTTAAAAATATGGCAGATCTACCAAAATTGAAAGATTTTGCAAGTATTGAAAATGAAATTGGTGAACCCGCTCCAATTGAAGAAACGGTTGCATTGGATGTTCCTACGAGTGAAACTATTCTAGAATCCGAAAATGAATAGCGAACCCATTTTAATAAATCGGGTAAACCAGAGTGGACTGGTTACCATTAAGCTGGAAGATTTCTTTCCTAACCATGAAATTAAAGAATTTGATTTAAAAGACTATCTATTTCAAGGATTAATACTCAAAGAAATGGATTTTCGAAAAGCACTAAAGGAGCATCATTGGGATCAATATCAGAATTGTTATTTAACTGTTTTTTGTTCAACCGATGCAATAATTCCTACTTGGGCATATATGCTGGTTGCAAGTCACGCAGAATCCTTTGCTTTGGATGTGGCGTATGGCAACAAAGATGAATATTTACGAAACTTTTATCGTCAAAAAATAAAATCCATAGATCCAAAAGAATACATGGATGCTAAAATAGTCATTAAAGGTTGCAGCGAAAAAGAAGTTCCAGCTTCGGCATATTTAGAAATTACCCGACTCTTAAAACCATATGCAAGCTCTATTATGTTTGGAGAACCTTGTTCTACGGTGCCTGTTTACAAGAAAGCAAAAGTCTAATGACTACTGCAGAAGTACAAAATTAATTACCATCTAATATATTTCCTAAACCTCCAAGTATACTACCTTCTTCCTTTCTTCTCATGCCTCCATATTGCATAATACGGGCAGCGAGTCGACTTATTGGCAAAGATTGTATCCAGACTTTTCCAGGTCCTCTTAGAACAGCATAAAATAGTCCTTCTCCACCGAAAACCATATTCTTAATCCCTTTAATAAATTCGATATCAAAATCAACTCTATTGGTATATGCTACGACACATCCTGTGTCTATCCGGAGTGTTTCACCAACACCTAAATTTAATTCTTTGACGAATCCCCCGGCATGAACAAAAGCCATTCCATCCCCTTCCAGTTTTTGCATAATGAAACCTTCGCCTCCAAAAATACCGGTTCCTAATTTACGTTGTAATTCAATACCTATAGATACGCCCATGGCTGCACAAAGAAATGAATCCTTTTGAGCAATTACTTTTCCATCTAATAAACTAAGATCAAGCGGGATAATTTTACCTGCATATGGAGAAGCAAAACTCACCCTTGCTTTTCCACCACCTTCATTAGTAAAGGTTGTCATAAATAAACTTTCACCCGTCAAAAGTCGCTTTCCTGCAGAAAACACTTTGCCCATAAAACCAGTTTCCTGTTGGGTTCCATCTCCAAAAATAGTTGCCATCCGAATACCGTCTTCCATCATTAGAAAGGAACCTGCCTCAGCAATCGCGGTTTCACCTGGATCTAGCTCAACTTCAACATATTGCATCTCTTCTCCGAATATCCGGTAGTCGATTTCATGATTACTTGCCATCTTTATAATTTTATGCAAAAATACTATTGATTTATAAAATTTAGGACTTGAAATATTGCCGGCAGATCAAAACCCATAAAATCCTGACAAAAAATTGAGCTACTAAAGCTTTG from Saprospiraceae bacterium carries:
- a CDS encoding GDP-mannose 4,6-dehydratase, which produces MKILVTGAAGFIGSHVCERLLKQGHEVIGIDNFDTFYSLEIKEQNIQYLNTQSNFKLYRIDIRNVEALYEVFSNNQIQAIIHLAAKAGVRPSILQVHDYMEVNVLGLTNLLELCKTFQVMRFIFASSSSVYGNQRKTPFEETDDVSFPISPYAASKRSGELICYSYHHLHAIKIACMRLFTVYGPRQRPDLAIHKFIELAMRNEQIELYGIGDTMRDYTFVSDIVSGIEAITMQPGLEFEIFNLGNGNPISLVDMVRGLEVALDKKIPIKYIEKQAGDVDQTHASIQKAADYFGYKPQVSFEQGIKQFVDWYRK
- a CDS encoding VOC family protein, coding for MAIVNVYLTFNGNCLEAFNFYKSIFGGEFPYTGRFKDMPPQEGVPPLTEEFGEKIMHISLPISSETMLMGSDIGGPWASNFIHGNNFSISVNTESAQEADKLYKGLSEGGHATMPMSKTFWGSYFGMLSDKFGINWMVSFDETPNN
- the scpB gene encoding SMC-Scp complex subunit ScpB, which produces MSANPYIPAVESLLFVSPQPISPADIKYCIENSLSVSLGVDEIEDAIFQITERYGDDSFGIELKEIAGGYQFLSKPAHFQVVAEHIKITNRKKLSKAAMESLAIIAYKQPISKSEIEQIRGVNSDHSIQKLMEKELVEIVGRSEGPGKPFLLGTSQRFMEYFGLKNMADLPKLKDFASIENEIGEPAPIEETVALDVPTSETILESENE
- a CDS encoding DUF2480 family protein, with the translated sequence MNSEPILINRVNQSGLVTIKLEDFFPNHEIKEFDLKDYLFQGLILKEMDFRKALKEHHWDQYQNCYLTVFCSTDAIIPTWAYMLVASHAESFALDVAYGNKDEYLRNFYRQKIKSIDPKEYMDAKIVIKGCSEKEVPASAYLEITRLLKPYASSIMFGEPCSTVPVYKKAKV
- a CDS encoding glycosyltransferase family 39 protein, translating into MFTKNRLFSTASKLSHLTDAQLIWVALLISLPAFLIHLGAVAFIGDEAIRSLVAYEMNLSENYLVPTLNGEAYFNKPPLFNWFIILMSELFGFYGEWPTRMVTIFFLSLYAWTIFYFIRKHFDQLTAISMTFMMLTCGRILVWDSMLGLIDICFSFIVYLNFMVIYHYRQKEKWLPLFILSYLLCSIAFLLKGIPAIVFQAISIVTALYLFGELKLKLFSKEHLIGILIGVIPILVYYFSYAYYVSLHTVIQVLIEQSMQRTATHHGLYKTFIHLFTFPFEQVYHFLPWSVLLVFIFHPKFLIWVNSQAFIRFNFWMMVANLPGILVVSRSLSKISFNVCTNV
- a CDS encoding flippase-like domain-containing protein, coding for MSVRIPKIRIPGWFKICLKIAVSIAIVLLILRKIDERLLFELIRTANPGFILLAICWFIISKLISAIRFSGFLQTQGIMLTVKQNLRFYWLGMYYNLLLPGGVSGDGYKIKVLMDTFNKPFKRLFSILLIDRITGVFALLQICLLMFLWIPQLQGYSYICFPGLILSFVGLWLIFKWFGENLSSILLKTSLQSLGVQGAQTLAALALVFALGQQSQWAGYLILFLISSLIAMVPFTIGGAGARELTFLYGASYLELQSEKAVAIGFLFYLISTAVSLFGMIFSFKRGVLEN
- a CDS encoding TIGR00266 family protein, which produces MASNHEIDYRIFGEEMQYVEVELDPGETAIAEAGSFLMMEDGIRMATIFGDGTQQETGFMGKVFSAGKRLLTGESLFMTTFTNEGGGKARVSFASPYAGKIIPLDLSLLDGKVIAQKDSFLCAAMGVSIGIELQRKLGTGIFGGEGFIMQKLEGDGMAFVHAGGFVKELNLGVGETLRIDTGCVVAYTNRVDFDIEFIKGIKNMVFGGEGLFYAVLRGPGKVWIQSLPISRLAARIMQYGGMRRKEEGSILGGLGNILDGN
- a CDS encoding SET domain-containing protein-lysine N-methyltransferase, with protein sequence MKTSNNENKIDARESEYLYTNHSQIPDAGIGLFTAIDIYKDEIIAIFKGKILTDAEARRRAKDGNDRYFINLLNGSIMDSMNAKCFAKYANDANGLSKSNFKNNAVITLDDNDKVCIVAIKNIKAGEELFCSYGKKYWKKHS
- a CDS encoding glycosyltransferase family 2 protein, which encodes MQLKLSIVVCVYNEEQNILPLIENINRAIQDIDYEILFVDDGSTDSTLQKLKQIQNSRLKIIEFRRNYGQSAALAAGIEYATGNWIATMDGDLQNDPEDIPRMLKIAEERNLDMLAGIRQKRQDGFMLRKIPSKIANWMIRNASDVHLHDYGCTLKILKADLAKSLGIYGELHRFIPVLADLEGARMDETPVKHHARTFGSSKYGINRTMRVFSDLLLILYLKRFRHKPMHLFGGWGVLLTGLGSAIMFYLLGEKLLGHDIWGRPILILGTILIMAGLQLIVLGILSEMQVRTYYESQGKKTYRVRHIYQNGLRNT
- the radA gene encoding DNA repair protein RadA, with protein sequence MSKFKTIYVCSNCGVTSPKWVGKCPSCDEWNTYIEEVTTKETKSSSKNAWKELAQGSSKSMSLSLEDIHIEDMERITTGDPELDRALGGGLVKGSVTLLAGQPGIGKSTLLLQMALSVNVDKVLYVSGEESEQQIKLRAERIQRSQTSCFLYAETNILLILAEAGRLKPGLLIVDSVQTLISDELESAPGTISQIRECSHQLIRYAKENETPVFIIGHINKEGDIAGPKLLEHMVDTVLQFEGDRLYAYRMLRTLKNRFGSTDEMSLYEMQSNGLRPITNPSELLLSQHEEKLSGSAISATMEGQRPLLIETQALVGAAVYSTPQRVANGFDARRMSLLLAVLEKRCGFYFGQQDVFLNLAGGIKISDPALDLAVIAAMISSLEDNALHRQICFAGEVGLSGEIRAVSKIEQRVQEAARLGFKAICLSKYNLKGWDPEKYKIKIVPLATVNELYEKVFSK